The genomic interval AAGGACCGTGCGAGGTCGCCAGTGCGAAAGCCCAGAACGGCTTGCCCGCCTTGCGCGCTTCGTCGGAGAACTCTTCCAGATTCTCGTACCACTCCGCCTTCAGCCCGTCCCGCGTGATCGGGTAGTGGTCGAAAGTCAGAAAGGGCAGCGGCACCTGCTCGTCGAAACGGGAGACATACTCGCGATAGGATTTCACGCCCAACTGGTCGAGATGCTCCTTCGGGCCGGTCGGGAACAGGTTCAGATAGCAGAAATGCTCGTTATCCACCGCCTGAATCCGCCGCGCCCACTCTCCCAGCTCGGCGAACTCGTTGCTCCGGGGCTCGTCCCGAAGGAAATAGCCGGCCAAAGCGGAATGATTCATAAAGCGGCGCACGGTCTTCTCGGGTTCTTTTTCCAATTCAGGGCAACCGATAATCAGTTTGACACCTGCCTTTTCCGCCGCATCGAGCCCTTTGGCTACCGCATCGGCGCTCGGGAAGGAACGGAAGTTCAGCGTAAAGCCCGCATCCCGCAACTCTTCGAAACGCTCCACGGTCGCCTCATGCGCGGGAATACCGTGCCAAGCCAGAATCGGCAAATCGGCCGGCTCGATCCGTGGCTGAGCCGATACCGGGAAACAGCCTATCATGCAGGCCATGCAACCAATCCACACTTTTCTTTTCACACTCATATCCAATCGGCTACATAGATTATTCAAGCATATAAATCATCGCGTCGCCCGGCTCCACGACCATAGTTTCGTGATAAAGCGATGCCGGAACGACCGATCCGTCCTTGAGAATCCGACTCGCCGTCTCGTCCAACTCGATTTGCAGCGTCATCGGATTCTTG from Alistipes ihumii AP11 carries:
- a CDS encoding beta-galactosidase is translated as MSVKRKVWIGCMACMIGCFPVSAQPRIEPADLPILAWHGIPAHEATVERFEELRDAGFTLNFRSFPSADAVAKGLDAAEKAGVKLIIGCPELEKEPEKTVRRFMNHSALAGYFLRDEPRSNEFAELGEWARRIQAVDNEHFCYLNLFPTGPKEHLDQLGVKSYREYVSRFDEQVPLPFLTFDHYPITRDGLKAEWYENLEEFSDEARKAGKPFWAFALATSHGPYPVPTPAMLRLQVYSDLAYGAQGIQYFTYWTPQGDSFWDYRFGPIGLDGKRTVAYDRVRAMNQELKALSGIFVGAKVISVRHTGDRIPRGTKRLTALPAPVKVLETEGTGAVVSLLENKGGLYLLIVNRDYERPMRLTFYADESVGRVLKDGSVVPAQAYTGVLEVDPGDAMIYTWTKKRK